In one window of Microtus pennsylvanicus isolate mMicPen1 chromosome 2, mMicPen1.hap1, whole genome shotgun sequence DNA:
- the Srp14 gene encoding signal recognition particle 14 kDa protein: MVLLESEQFLTELTRLFQKCRSSGSVYITLKKYDGRTKPTPRKSSVEGLEPAENKCLLRATDGKRKISTVVSSKEVNKFQMAYSNLLRANMDGLKKRDKKSKSKKTKPAQ; encoded by the exons ATGGTTTTGCTTGAGAGCGAGCAG TTCCTGACAGAGCTGACCAGGCTCTTCCAGAAGTGCCGGTCCTCGGGCAGCGTGTACATCACCCTGAAGAAGT ATGATGGTCGCACCAAACCCACTCCGCGGAAGAGTTCTGTGGAGGGCCTCGAGCCCGCAGAAAACAAGTGTCTGTTGAGAGCCACGGATGGGAAAAGGAAGATCAGCACTGTG gtGAGTTCCAAAGAAGTGAATAAGTTCCAGATG GCCTATTCAAACCTGCTGAGAGCTAACATGGATGGGCTCAAGAAGAGGGACAAGAAGAGCAAGAGTAAGAAGACGAAGCCAGCACAGTGA